The sequence below is a genomic window from Candidatus Sysuiplasma acidicola.
CACTCGTGATATTCATTGTATCTCTGGCAACGGGTCAGTTCTTCGACATCTGGAAACTCGGCATCTATCCTGCACTACTTTTCATGCTCGCCGGTGTCCTGAACTTCATACTGGGTCGCGGTCTCAACTATGCCGGTATGATTCTCCTGGGCCCGTCAAGGGGCAGTTCGATCACATCCTCACAGAGTCTGTTCGCCGTCTTTTTCGGCATACTTCTGATTTCAGAGCCGCTGACACTCCTTGCCGGCGCAGGCGTGATACTCGCTTTCTTTGGTACAGTGCTTGTCACAACGGGAAACGACAGGGGAAAGAAGCTAGACAGCAGGGGTCTGCTGTTTGCTTTACTTGCGGCCTTCTTCGTCGGCATGTCCGTTGTTGTGATAAGGGCTGCCGATCTGCGGTCCCCGCTGCCGGTTGACGGTGCGCTGATAGCATACCTTACCGCCGGGCTCTTCTATTTCCTGCTCAACCTCCTGCGGACAGGTAGCCTGCGCGGTGTAATTGCGGGCAACAGGAAAGCCATGCTGGCTGTCGCCGGCACGGCATCCGGGCTGGCCCAGAGTTCTAGATTTGTTGCCCTCCTGGTCTCTCCCGTCGTCCTTGTAGCACCGATAATAACGGCCAATCCGCTGTTCACAATGCTCCTTTCTTACATGACGATGCGGGGCAGGGAAACACTCGGTCTCCATCTCGTGCTTGGTGCTATTCTCATAGTTGTCGGTGTTGCGGTGATATCGTATACTCTTGGCA
It includes:
- a CDS encoding DMT family transporter, yielding MSDIVVGLFLSIFSAFMFAVSNMFIVRGMSSGHMSAGVLTTILFSSLVIFIVSLATGQFFDIWKLGIYPALLFMLAGVLNFILGRGLNYAGMILLGPSRGSSITSSQSLFAVFFGILLISEPLTLLAGAGVILAFFGTVLVTTGNDRGKKLDSRGLLFALLAAFFVGMSVVVIRAADLRSPLPVDGALIAYLTAGLFYFLLNLLRTGSLRGVIAGNRKAMLAVAGTASGLAQSSRFVALLVSPVVLVAPIITANPLFTMLLSYMTMRGRETLGLHLVLGAILIVVGVAVISYTLGI